Part of the Musa acuminata AAA Group cultivar baxijiao unplaced genomic scaffold, Cavendish_Baxijiao_AAA HiC_scaffold_1138, whole genome shotgun sequence genome, ACCAGTTCATGTGGTGAAACCTAAGCTGCACTCGGAGCTTCGATGCATTTTGGATCAGCTATCGCTTCATGCTTGATGTTGTTCATTTCACATTCAACATTCTTCGGAACAGAAGTACCGCAAGCGAATTCACTTCTGGTAATGCTTGCAGTCCATTCCGATAGCTGTTTCGCAGCTGCCTCATCTGTCAGCAATTATCAATTCTCACATCAAAATTTTGTGGTACAGAGAAGTGCATCTGATACAAGACAAACAAATCATATGAAACAACACAGTACAAATTGCTTCACAGAATGTAATATATGGACCATATATCTCCTGTACACCAACTCATATATATGCTATTATTGTTCAAGTGGATCTAGAAAGCATTTTTTGTAAATTTTGTTTCTAGATATTATATCTAATTTCTTATCCAAGACCTTTGGAGGTTAAAAATTTATGCAATCTTCACATGGAGCATTTGTGTTGCATCAATCCATCTGAATTACTGCTAACTTATCAACTTGTAAATTTTGTGTTTGCTGTGTTGTACATGTTGATTTAACAAATCGTCTGATATTACTCTCATGTTGAGGGCActttaataaaagaaaattccTAAAAAATATTGATATCTTTGATCGAAGATGAGCTCAAACACAATCTTAGTAAACTTGCAGAGAGCCACTTGAGTCAGACAGAATCTCAAGCAATTCATACCTTATGCAAGAACTAACTCCTGTTTGTATACCATCATCTTACTCTTGTACCATTCATGCTGTAAGTTATAATTTGGTTCaagtggaagaaaaaaaaaaaaagaggtaatAAATACCAACCGAGTCTAGGGACAGTGTGGCCCTGGGGATGCCTCAGAATCAAAGGGTTGTCAAAGGCAGCAGCAAGCTCCTCAGAAGGCAGTTTCAGCCAATCTTTCTCTCCAATAAAGTGCACAGATTTCACCTTGATGGGGTCCTTGTAAGCAATGTCACATATGCTTGGGTCTCTGAACTTGCTACCTGATATTGAAACCAAAAATTTTATTGGTGGGTGGTCCTTCAGTACCTTCCCCTGTCCAGACATGATAAAGGTAAACATTAATTTAATTTGGACAATCAACATAAGATAATACTAGGAAACGTATTGTGTTAAGGCTTCTATTAGCGATATATATTGAGCAAGTATTTGTTTCAGATCTAAAATCAATTCAGCTTTGGGAACCAATCACATTCTAGCTTGCTTTTACAATATTCATAGTTTTACACCATAAGTTGTTGAGTTCAGATAGAATTGTGTTTTACAGAATGGTTACGGCTTGAACAAACTAATAAAGATGGAAAAAGCAGAtatgttttccttttattttttaaagacaGTGGCTTACCTGAGCTTGATAGCCTATCAAAAGTGCTGATAGTGTTGCACCCTGTGACAAAGGAAAAGAAATCATTAGTCTCTTGCAGATCACCATGGCCAAGCCACTTGCTGGGGTTGAAAGAATGAGAGAGTCTTTCTCATAAAGACTATTAATTTGGAAGAAGGAGATGAAAAAGCAAAACCTCAAGATCCCTTCCTATACCTACCTGAGCATGATCTAAGAACACAGGATTTATTCAAAAATAGCTTTACATCTACTCCGATCAAGTCATGATTGATGAGGTAACCGTAAATGCAGCATTCAAGAACATGCAAAGCATAACTATTCAAAGttggaaacaactcataagttcttaatttttgatctgaaggatgtaaatatcaaaagttaactattatctaatcaaataataataaaaaaatcatttcaaaattttcaatcaGAAATTCTTCTTATTATCAATGAGTATCAGAAATTTCCAACAGCTTGGAAAACTAATGAACAAAATAAGGATTTTCTATGATTCAGACAAAAATATTACCAATTTAACAATGAGGCATATGCTGAACAGGACAGATTCACCACCAATTTAACAATGAATAAAAAaccataattatttattatgaagAGGGATCGCTCTGCAATACGTTAACTCTACTATCAAACCAAGTTAGCTTGCAGAACTAGCATTCCATTATCAACGATGCACGAAACCTGAGAGAAGCCAAGCAATCCATGGAAAGGGCCATTCTTTGTGATGTAGTCACACAGATAAGAGATACACTCCTcgaaattcttgtattctgtaaATTCCTATATAACAACATATCAAAGCTATCATGAGTTGTTGTCGCACCGAGATCGAGTTATCGACTGAAGCCCTAATTTAGGACATTACCTTGTTGAATTGGAACCACTCAAAGTATGGTGGTGGAAATATGCCTTCTATGTCCGACTTCCCTCCTGCTGGATATACACCATCCGGAAAGTCCTGTAGGTGGAAGAAGATGATGTTAACAAGACTTctttctagagagagagagagagagagagagataccaaGTGGAAGTGGTGGAAGATGGAAGGATCCCACTTGCTGATTTGTTTGCGCAAGAAGCTCCCACTGGTTCGAAAGCCATGGAGGCAGAGaaccttcatcttcttctcttgcCCATCCATCTTCCTCCTTTCCTCCTCCCCTGAGTTGTGCAAgcacaagaagaagaggaagatgtcgCGGCCCGCCTCTCTTCTCATGTGTATTAATAGCGCATGGCGGGTGGTTAGTTGCTACCTACTTCCAATTCATCATCGCTGCCTCGTCCCAGCTACCACTTTATGTGACGACTGGTAGTTTACATGCTTCGATCACCGTCTGATTTGATTCATTTTCTAGCATTTATGAGAATGATAGCtgaggatataaagaggaataacctttgtatatcaacaaatactagaagaccataatacgtagcAGAATTATATAGAAGCATAATCAAAcagaacatcaagatatacgtggaaaaccccttgaagggtaaaaaccacgggacaaactagagataatccactatgagaataataaatatacaaatctcaatctcttgccctaaaccctagcaacaaccacaagagaataactgggatacaaggatcacatcactactcacaatatctaaaaccttcccaagtaatcacaacaagagtctactgtagatttgatctaacctgagatgaaaacactactagatgattgagaacagtctctgctcacaatatctaaaacctccccaagtaatcacaacaagagtctactatagatttcatCTAACCTgaaatgagaacactactagatgattgagaacagtctctctgcgttgtccttgtcttcttcccttgttctccttcttctctttggaatcccgtggctctcaagatctacctcgttgctgtctttttatagcatttttctacttctaaaacgtagccaccacacccccttaatcttaattagggttatgttaagagggggtgtgggctatgggctgccctagcctatatgggctgaatatgggctatcagcccaacaatagCAAGATTTTCCCAACTAAAAAATCTCGTTATTTTGTTGAGAATAATCTTCCATCTTAACCTgtataaataagaaaatattcaaTAAGCTTCAATGCAAAATACATCTTATATCTTGCTTAGAGCAAGTTTGCCTCTCGCCGAGTCCAGTTTGCACTATAACAACGCCCCAAGTGTTGCTTTTGGTGAAGATCGACATCTTCGACAGGAGTATTATCTTGcaggggcatgatagcagataaaatTTCGGATCCAGTTTGCACTATAACAACGCCCCAAGTGTGGCTTTTGGTGAAGATCGACATCTTCGACATGAGTATTATCTTGcaggggcatgatagcagataaaatTTCTCCAATTGTACGAAGAAATCTTACTACTTTGTTAAGGAAAATTCTTCCTCGTATAAATAGGAAGAACATTCGATAAACTTTAATGCAAAACACATCTTTTATCCAATAAGATAGCTGATTAGGAACTAACTTTAATCCATATTTATCGTCTTAAATGATAAAGTTGtcatattattttataaaggTTGGTAATTATTTAGGAATActgattgtattcaaattatttGAAGTACTATTTAGATTCAAGTTTTTAGAGGATTAGGATTAATTAGGAATTCAAAAAGAAAGTAGTAAGTGAATTAGGACTTTATGTGATAAATACATGGtgtatttataatatataaagtcttagtaaaagaaaggaaaaaggaaaatatTTAGGTGCTTCTGaatttttctcaaaaagaaggTCGAaggaataaagtaaaaaaaatatatactcatcaaTATGGAGATTATTaggtttgataaatattttatatgtgt contains:
- the LOC135671273 gene encoding dihydrofolate reductase-like — its product is MRREAGRDIFLFFLCLHNSGEEERRKMDGQEKKMKVLCLHGFRTSGSFLRKQISKWDPSIFHHFHLDFPDGVYPAGGKSDIEGIFPPPYFEWFQFNKEFTEYKNFEECISYLCDYITKNGPFHGLLGFSQGATLSALLIGYQAQGKVLKDHPPIKFLVSISGSKFRDPSICDIAYKDPIKVKSVHFIGEKDWLKLPSEELAAAFDNPLILRHPQGHTVPRLDEAAAKQLSEWTASITRSEFACGTSVPKNVECEMNNIKHEAIADPKCIEAPSAA